A stretch of the Ananas comosus cultivar F153 linkage group 14, ASM154086v1, whole genome shotgun sequence genome encodes the following:
- the LOC109720741 gene encoding probable glycerol-3-phosphate dehydrogenase [NAD(+)] 1, cytosolic isoform X1 — protein sequence MIGNLVADQGSIHTNGSLQHSNGNAQERLDELRCLLGKSDGDLLKIVGIGAGAWGSVFAALLQDAYGPFREKVQIRIWRRPGRAVDRSTAEHLFEVINSREDVLRRLIRRCAYLKYVEARLGDRTLYADEILRDGFCLNMIETPLCPMKVVTNLQEAVWDADIVVNGLPSTETREVFEEISRYWKERISVPIIISLAKGIEASLDPVPRIITPTLMISSATGVPIENILYLGGPNIASEIYNKEYGNARICGAEKWRKPLANFLRQPHFIVWDNSDLVTHEVMGGLKNVYAIGAGMVAALTNESATSKSVYFAHCTSEMIFITHLLTEQPEKLAGPLLADTYVTLLKGRNAWYGQMLAKGELSPDMGDSIKGKGMIQGVSAIGAFYELLSQPSLSVLHPKENKPVAPAELCPILKRLYKILIKRELNPRDILQALRDETMNDPRERIEIGQSHAFYRPSLLGQP from the exons ATGATTGGTAATCTCGTAGCTGATCAAGGTTCTATCCACACCAATGGATCCTTGCAACACTCCAATGGGAATGCCCAGGAGCGGCTAGATGAGCTCCGCTGCCTCCTTGGCAAGTCCGATGGCGATCTGTTGAAGATCGTCGGCATAGGCGCTGGAGCATGGGGCAGTGTTTTTGCCGCCCTCTTGCAGGATGCCTACGGCCCGTTCCGTGAGAAGGTTCAAATCCGGATATGGCGCCGACCTGGCCGGGCCGTAGACCGGTCCACGGCTGAACATCTGTTCGAGGTGATAAATTCAAGAGAGGATGTGTTACGCCGCTTGATCCGTCGATGTGCGTACTTGAAATATGTCGAAGCGCGGCTTGGTGATCGAACGCTTTATGCAGATGAGATATTGAGAGACGGTTTTTGTTTGAACATGATTGAGACACCGCTTTGTCCGATGAAGGTGGTGACGAATTTGCAGGAGGCGGTGTGGGACGCCGACATTGTGGTGAATGGTTTGCCGTCAACAGAGACGAGGGAGGTGTTTGAAGAGATTAGTAGGTATTGGAAGGAGAGGATTAGCGTGCCCATCATTATATCTCTTGCAAAAGGTATAGAGGCGTCATTAGATCCTGTTCCACGTATAATAACGCCGACATTGATGATCAGCTCTGCAa CTGGAGTTCCAATTGAGAACATTCTTTATCTCGGTGGCCCAAATATTGCTTCCGAAATTTACAACAAAGAGTATGGTAATGCTCGAATTTGTGGGGCGGAAAAGTGGAGGAAACCTCTCGCAAACTTTTTGAGGCAGCCACATTTCATTGTGTGGGACAATAGTGATCTTGTCACTCATGAAGTTATGGGTGGCTTGAAGAATGTCTATGCTATTGGTGCTG GTATGGTAGCAGCACTGACGAATGAGAGTGCGACAAGCAAATCAGTATACTTTGCTCACTGCACATCGGAGATGATATTCATCACCCACTTGTTGACGGAACAGCCGGAGAAACTTGCGGGCCCACTACTAGCTGATACATACGTAACCCTATTGAAAGGCCGCAATGCGTGGTACGGGCAAATGCTCGCCAAGGGTGAGCTGAGCCCTGACATGGGTGATAGTATCAAAGGCAAAGGGATGATTCAG GGTGTCTCTGCAATTGGCGCATTTTATGAGCTACTCAGTCAACCCAGCTTAAGCGTGTTGCATCCGAAGGAAAACAAACCTGTTGCTCCTGCTGAACTGTGCCCCATCCTGAAAAGGCTCTACAAAATACTCATAAAGAG AGAACTTAATCCGCGGGACATTCTTCAAGCTCTAAGAGACGAAACCATGAACGACCCTCGTGAACGGATCGAAATAGGGCAAAGCCACGCTTTCTACCGTCCGTCACTCCTCGGGCAACCTTGA
- the LOC109720741 gene encoding probable glycerol-3-phosphate dehydrogenase [NAD(+)] 1, cytosolic isoform X2 codes for MIGNLVADQGSIHTNGSLQHSNGNAQERLDELRCLLGKSDGDLLKIVGIGAGAWGSVFAALLQDAYGPFREKVQIRIWRRPGRAVDRSTAEHLFEVINSREDVLRRLIRRCAYLKYVEARLGDRTLYADEILRDGFCLNMIETPLCPMKVVTNLQEAVWDADIVVNGLPSTETREVFEEISRYWKERISVPIIISLAKGIEASLDPVPRIITPTLMISSATGVPIENILYLGGPNIASEIYNKEYGNARICGAEKWRKPLANFLRQPHFIVWDNSDLVTHEVMGGLKNVYAIGAGMVAALTNESATSKSVYFAHCTSEMIFITHLLTEQPEKLAGPLLADTYVTLLKGRNAWYGQMLAKGELSPDMGDSIKGKGMIQGVSAIGAFYELLSQPSLSVLHPKENKPVAPAELCPILKRLYKILIKSVY; via the exons ATGATTGGTAATCTCGTAGCTGATCAAGGTTCTATCCACACCAATGGATCCTTGCAACACTCCAATGGGAATGCCCAGGAGCGGCTAGATGAGCTCCGCTGCCTCCTTGGCAAGTCCGATGGCGATCTGTTGAAGATCGTCGGCATAGGCGCTGGAGCATGGGGCAGTGTTTTTGCCGCCCTCTTGCAGGATGCCTACGGCCCGTTCCGTGAGAAGGTTCAAATCCGGATATGGCGCCGACCTGGCCGGGCCGTAGACCGGTCCACGGCTGAACATCTGTTCGAGGTGATAAATTCAAGAGAGGATGTGTTACGCCGCTTGATCCGTCGATGTGCGTACTTGAAATATGTCGAAGCGCGGCTTGGTGATCGAACGCTTTATGCAGATGAGATATTGAGAGACGGTTTTTGTTTGAACATGATTGAGACACCGCTTTGTCCGATGAAGGTGGTGACGAATTTGCAGGAGGCGGTGTGGGACGCCGACATTGTGGTGAATGGTTTGCCGTCAACAGAGACGAGGGAGGTGTTTGAAGAGATTAGTAGGTATTGGAAGGAGAGGATTAGCGTGCCCATCATTATATCTCTTGCAAAAGGTATAGAGGCGTCATTAGATCCTGTTCCACGTATAATAACGCCGACATTGATGATCAGCTCTGCAa CTGGAGTTCCAATTGAGAACATTCTTTATCTCGGTGGCCCAAATATTGCTTCCGAAATTTACAACAAAGAGTATGGTAATGCTCGAATTTGTGGGGCGGAAAAGTGGAGGAAACCTCTCGCAAACTTTTTGAGGCAGCCACATTTCATTGTGTGGGACAATAGTGATCTTGTCACTCATGAAGTTATGGGTGGCTTGAAGAATGTCTATGCTATTGGTGCTG GTATGGTAGCAGCACTGACGAATGAGAGTGCGACAAGCAAATCAGTATACTTTGCTCACTGCACATCGGAGATGATATTCATCACCCACTTGTTGACGGAACAGCCGGAGAAACTTGCGGGCCCACTACTAGCTGATACATACGTAACCCTATTGAAAGGCCGCAATGCGTGGTACGGGCAAATGCTCGCCAAGGGTGAGCTGAGCCCTGACATGGGTGATAGTATCAAAGGCAAAGGGATGATTCAG GGTGTCTCTGCAATTGGCGCATTTTATGAGCTACTCAGTCAACCCAGCTTAAGCGTGTTGCATCCGAAGGAAAACAAACCTGTTGCTCCTGCTGAACTGTGCCCCATCCTGAAAAGGCTCTACAAAATACTCATAAAGAG TGTTTATTAA
- the LOC109720604 gene encoding cytokinin dehydrogenase 4 has translation MHFHKHHTTISFLKLSMLLALTGVAMHVSDPDPDPDLDLDLDLATLPLDGRLAFRGISHAARDFGHRFELLPSAVLYPGSVSDIAKIVGHVYRLGRRSLLTVAARGHAHSLQGQAQAPGGIVVHMEALAGQEASVHGADFDESPYVDVSGGELWIDVLRKSLEHGLAPKSWTDYLHLTVGGTLSNAGISGQAFRHGPQISNVRQLEIVTGKGEVLNCSAEENSDLFYGVLGGLGQFGVITRARIVLEPAPKMVKWMRVLYSDFASFTEDQEMLIAAGERTFDYIEGFVIINRTGLLNNWRSSFKPRDPAQASQFDSDGRTLFCLEMTKNYDPDEAETMQQEVEELLSRLRYIPSTLFQSEVPYIEFLDRVHVSEVKLRSQGLWEIPHPWLNLLIPKSRIHEFASGVFGKILKDSSNGPILLYPVNKSKWDDRTSVVIPDEEIFYLVGFLSAPSSVGPDGLEQVLRQNERILQFCDGARIGMKQYLPHYSTQEEWRAHFGDRWEMFKQRKEAYDPLNILAPGQRIFQKQPPPAS, from the exons ATGCATTTCCACAAACACCACACCACCATCTCCTTCCTCAAGCTCTCCATGCTCCTCGCCCTCACCGGCGTCGCCATGCACGTCTccgaccccgaccccgaccccgaccTCGACCTCGACCTCGACCTCGCAACCCTCCCTCTCGACGGCCGCCTCGCCTTCCGCGGCATCTCCCACGCCGCCCGCGACTTCGGCCACCGCTTCGAGCTCCTGCCCTCCGCTGTCCTCTACCCGGGATCGGTGTCCGACATCGCCAAAATCGTCGGACACGTATACCGGCTCGGCCGTCGGTCCCTGCTCACCGTCGCGGCCCGCGGGCACGCGCATTCGCTCCAGGGCCAGGCGCAGGCCCCTGGGGGGATCGTCGTCCACATGGAGGCGCTCGCAGGCCAGGAGGCTAGCGTGCACGGCGCCGACTTCGACGAATCCCCCTACGTCGACGTGTCCGGCGGCGAGCTCTGGATCGATGTCCTCAGGAAGAGCCTTGAGCATGGTCTCGCGCCAAAGTCGTGGACCGACTACCTCCACCTCACCGTCGGGGGGACGCTGTCGAACGCGGGGATCAGCGGGCAGGCCTTCCGCCACGGCCCGCAGATCAGCAACGTCCGCCAGCTCGAGATCGTCACAG GGAAGGGAGAGGTGCTGAATTGCTCGGCGGAAGAGAACTCGGACCTCTTCTACGGTGTTCTTGGCGGCCTCGGCCAATTCGGAGTGATCACCCGCGCGAGGATCGTGCTCGAGCCGGCCCCGAAGATG GTGAAGTGGATGAGAGTCCTGTACTCGGACTTCGCGAGCTTCACCGAGGACCAGGAGATGCTGATCGCGGCGGGTGAGAGGACGTTCGACTACATCGAGGGCTTCGTGATCATAAACCGGACGGGGCTCCTGAACAACTGGCGGTCGTCGTTCAAGCCGCGGGACCCGGCCCAAGCCAGCCAGTTCGACTCCGACGGGAGGACCCTCTTCTGCCTCGAGATGACCAAGAACTACGACCCGGACGAGGCCGAGACCATGCAACAG GAAGTCGAGGAGCTCTTATCGCGGCTTCGGTACATACCATCCACCCTATTCCAATCCGAGGTTCCGTACATTGAGTTCTTAGACCGGGTGCACGTCTCGGAGGTGAAGCTGCGATCTCAAGGCTTGTGGGAAATCCCGCACCCGTGGCTCAATCTCCTCATCCCGAAGAGCCGAATCCACGAATTCGCGAGCGGGGTCTTCGGAAAAATCCTCAAGGACAGCAGCAATGGCCCTATACTGCTATACCCAGTGAACAAATCCAA GTGGGACGACAGAACGTCGGTGGTGATTCCAGACGAGGAGATCTTCTACTTGGTGGGCTTCCTCTCCGCGCCGTCTTCCGTGGGGCCCGACGGCCTCGAACAGGTGCTGCGGCAGAACGAAAGGATACTGCAATTCTGCGACGGCGCGCGCATCGGAATGAAACAGTACCTGCCTCACTACAGCACACAGGAGGAGTGGAGAGCTCATTTTGGGGACAGGTGGGAGATGTTCAAGCAGAGGAAGGAAGCTTATGATCCTCTGAACATCTTAGCCCCAGGGCAGAGGATTTTTCAGAAGCAACCACCACCTGCTTCATGA